Proteins encoded together in one Candidatus Acidiferrales bacterium window:
- a CDS encoding HD domain-containing protein gives MFGSVMLFRDDLHGVIDFRGTPYQDLLYELLGCPEVQRLRHMRLMNFDAPHIQDLASARRFPHSIGVSFLAYKLAERSSLTIGERKTLITAGLLHDVGILPFGHLLETIIKKKNPTFSHEKLVESILFGNYHPTNKYHQILVSSSLQLAGTLRRHGIKSDEVFRLICPPGGSRSAVSADIDIDNIDNVHRMAYLLGYEGVHENLELILKNIVVDSQMKLRFSSDAIPAIRKWLVMREQIYTMIITHPECVSYNAFLKFLLINAVESNVIDEKTWFLTDSQFEQNLLDNSSTRSQATWLLSRPQYELIDYVWFVSTEKPPVSFPLIEEGVSQSDIMEFRLKAQYFFWPESKLVARETHFQNMQGAQLTVGTDSSSILVSAIATRDYGRDMLGIPEKEKNAWRVKVIELVKTIAPGWRFWTKFPEDYDERPLLNYFERRQIELF, from the coding sequence ATGTTTGGGTCGGTGATGTTATTTAGGGACGATCTCCATGGTGTAATCGACTTTAGGGGTACTCCATACCAGGACCTACTCTATGAACTGCTTGGATGCCCAGAGGTGCAGAGATTGAGGCATATGCGGCTTATGAACTTTGATGCGCCGCATATCCAGGATCTGGCATCGGCGAGGAGATTTCCTCATTCGATTGGGGTTTCTTTTCTTGCATATAAGCTTGCGGAAAGGTCAAGTCTCACCATAGGAGAAAGGAAAACTCTGATTACAGCTGGCCTTTTGCACGACGTGGGAATTCTTCCATTCGGCCATTTACTAGAGACGATCATTAAGAAAAAGAATCCCACATTCTCACATGAGAAATTGGTGGAATCCATTCTCTTCGGCAATTATCATCCCACTAATAAATATCATCAGATCCTTGTTTCATCTTCTCTTCAACTGGCTGGAACTCTAAGGCGACATGGTATAAAGAGCGATGAGGTCTTTCGTCTGATTTGCCCACCTGGTGGTTCTCGTTCTGCAGTGTCGGCAGACATTGACATTGATAATATCGACAATGTCCATCGAATGGCTTATCTGCTTGGTTATGAAGGAGTTCACGAGAACTTAGAGCTGATCCTTAAAAATATTGTTGTTGATTCGCAGATGAAGTTGCGCTTTTCCTCAGATGCGATTCCGGCGATTAGAAAATGGCTTGTTATGAGAGAACAAATCTATACGATGATAATCACTCATCCGGAGTGTGTCTCATATAATGCATTTTTGAAGTTCTTGCTCATAAATGCAGTAGAGTCAAACGTGATTGATGAGAAGACTTGGTTTCTGACCGATTCTCAGTTTGAGCAAAATCTCCTGGACAATAGTTCGACGCGAAGCCAGGCCACTTGGCTACTATCGCGGCCCCAGTACGAGTTAATTGATTATGTATGGTTCGTTTCAACAGAGAAACCCCCAGTCTCCTTTCCCTTGATCGAAGAAGGAGTTAGCCAATCCGATATTATGGAGTTCAGGTTGAAGGCACAGTATTTCTTTTGGCCTGAATCAAAGTTAGTTGCTCGAGAAACGCATTTCCAAAACATGCAGGGTGCGCAGTTAACCGTGGGAACGGACTCTTCCAGTATTTTAGTGTCAGCAATTGCGACAAGGGATTATGGACGAGATATGCTTGGAATTCCTGAAAAGGAAAAGAATGCATGGCGGGTGAAAGTAATTGAGCTGGTCAAGACAATCGCTCCTGGATGGAGGTTTTGGACAAAATTCCCCGAGGACTACGACGAACGACCTTTATTGAATTATTTCGAAAGAAGGCAAATTGAGTTATTCTAA
- a CDS encoding DNA methyltransferase, whose translation MSYSKKDLEGVDWDFPNIRNEGMQSFHWYPATFVSAVPGSLIPLLTKENAVVLDPFCGTSVTGLEAIRLNRSFIGVDSNPIAILISQAKLLFPDLSRLHETLSFRSRSGLFAKDEKLITNHHPKETELKRWYHKDTYKELLLILHRVKCIRETSIRIPAQAIFSSILKTVSSQWRHWGWVCDNVAPKHDEIIYKDAFNAFHRALEKYSSFVDEVLDDMQGRGIMLSRREIRRRHRVSCADSNFFVSALPKSSVDLIMTSPPYYGVADYVKSQRLSFLWFEKDLIPVEGYSFDDFEELRKREMGQRSSRNSAKAFQQYVDYMHDCFRLWHSVLKRTGLLAIVLGDSSSRQDTSDLLEQYATEAGFRLQYNTTRRITTARRRLIAQVKTEYLKIYSK comes from the coding sequence TTGAGTTATTCTAAGAAAGATCTTGAGGGTGTTGACTGGGATTTTCCTAACATCCGAAATGAAGGCATGCAATCATTTCATTGGTACCCGGCCACATTTGTCTCTGCGGTACCGGGTTCTCTTATCCCATTGCTGACGAAGGAGAATGCCGTTGTATTGGATCCCTTTTGTGGGACGTCGGTTACGGGACTGGAAGCGATTAGGTTGAACCGAAGTTTTATCGGGGTTGATTCAAATCCCATTGCGATTCTTATTTCACAGGCTAAGCTTCTTTTTCCCGACCTGTCGCGTTTACATGAGACTCTTTCCTTTCGATCACGAAGTGGACTTTTTGCCAAAGATGAAAAGTTGATTACAAATCATCACCCGAAAGAGACCGAATTGAAAAGATGGTATCACAAAGATACCTATAAAGAACTCCTTTTGATCTTACATAGGGTGAAGTGTATTCGTGAGACTTCAATCAGAATCCCGGCGCAGGCGATATTTTCCAGCATTCTCAAAACGGTTTCTTCACAGTGGCGTCATTGGGGCTGGGTGTGCGATAATGTTGCACCGAAACATGACGAAATAATCTACAAGGATGCGTTTAATGCTTTCCACAGAGCATTGGAGAAATATTCAAGTTTTGTCGATGAGGTACTTGATGATATGCAAGGGAGAGGAATTATGTTGTCCAGGAGGGAGATCAGACGCAGACACCGAGTGTCATGTGCAGACAGCAATTTTTTTGTAAGTGCCCTTCCAAAAAGTTCGGTCGATCTCATTATGACGTCACCACCTTATTACGGCGTTGCAGACTATGTTAAATCACAGCGGCTTTCTTTCTTGTGGTTCGAAAAGGATTTGATTCCTGTAGAGGGATATTCCTTTGATGATTTTGAAGAACTCAGGAAACGAGAGATGGGGCAGCGGTCTTCTAGGAACAGCGCGAAAGCATTTCAGCAGTACGTTGATTACATGCATGATTGTTTCAGACTTTGGCATTCAGTTTTGAAACGGACAGGACTGCTGGCTATTGTGCTCGGCGATTCAAGTTCCAGACAAGATACGAGTGATCTACTTGAACAATATGCCACTGAAGCTGGATTCAGGTTGCAGTATAACACAACGAGACGAATTACGACTGCTCGCAGGCGCCTAATTGCCCAAGTAAAAACCGAATATCTGAAAATATATTCGAAGTAA
- a CDS encoding methyltransferase domain-containing protein, translating into MKKADDDPPLCELKKATNGIMYIDPAGPERPETIRCEGKTYSRFMDFIYISKSAEELSEDEVLAVNKLREQFIQKMPHWEINISVRAKFLRVIDSLVINSVLEIGPDSNPLFPDSGHKFKEYFTADLDLESVDLLSSKGIKSFHFNLNAPLPLPDSSIDLVVALFVFQFPISIQQIKEIRRVVKPDGAVMANVYRRDQRSRDELRAQFLEVGLHCKVIPDGSHLCRDHEYWCLSVNEDSNLLRVVIEGMTNNDREK; encoded by the coding sequence ATGAAAAAGGCAGATGACGACCCACCTTTATGTGAGTTGAAGAAGGCAACAAATGGAATCATGTATATTGATCCCGCTGGTCCAGAAAGGCCCGAGACGATTCGATGCGAAGGCAAGACCTACTCCAGATTTATGGATTTCATTTACATATCGAAGTCAGCAGAGGAATTGTCCGAAGATGAAGTCCTGGCAGTCAATAAACTGCGTGAACAATTCATTCAGAAGATGCCCCACTGGGAGATAAACATCTCGGTGAGAGCCAAGTTTTTGCGGGTGATAGATAGTCTTGTTATAAATTCGGTTCTAGAAATCGGTCCTGATAGTAACCCTCTTTTCCCAGATTCCGGTCACAAGTTCAAAGAGTATTTCACAGCAGATCTTGATTTAGAATCTGTCGATTTATTGAGTAGTAAGGGGATTAAGTCTTTTCACTTTAATCTTAATGCTCCCCTACCATTACCTGATTCAAGCATCGATCTTGTTGTTGCACTCTTTGTATTTCAGTTCCCGATAAGCATTCAGCAGATTAAGGAAATCAGAAGAGTCGTAAAGCCTGATGGAGCTGTAATGGCAAATGTCTATCGCCGAGATCAACGGAGCAGAGATGAATTGCGTGCCCAATTTCTGGAAGTCGGGCTTCACTGTAAAGTAATACCAGATGGTAGTCACTTATGTCGTGACCATGAATACTGGTGCCTATCCGTCAATGAAGATTCCAATCTTCTGAGAGTTGTTATCGAAGGTATGACGAATAATGATCGCGAAAAATGA